Proteins co-encoded in one Spiroplasma gladiatoris genomic window:
- the ybeY gene encoding rRNA maturation RNase YbeY encodes MDEISFIYEDNNDLNKYESIFYNLLTITKEKLNITNTLSLSVFFILPEKSIELNSKYRNKNYVGDVISFPIDDPIGIYDQLDFKEIGDIFITYNEALNKATLYNHEIEDEMSWLFVHGLLHILGYDHETNENDAKTMFKLTESILKEINVIYDM; translated from the coding sequence ATGGACGAAATAAGTTTTATTTATGAAGACAATAACGATTTAAACAAATATGAATCAATTTTTTATAATTTATTAACTATAACAAAAGAAAAATTAAATATAACAAACACACTGAGTTTATCGGTGTTTTTCATATTGCCTGAAAAATCAATAGAACTTAATAGTAAATATCGAAATAAAAACTATGTTGGTGATGTGATATCTTTTCCAATTGATGATCCTATTGGAATTTACGATCAATTAGATTTTAAAGAAATTGGTGATATTTTTATAACCTATAACGAAGCCTTAAATAAAGCAACCCTTTATAATCATGAAATCGAAGATGAAATGAGTTGATTGTTTGTTCACGGTTTATTGCATATATTAGGTTATGATCACGAAACAAATGAAAATGATGCAAAAACTATGTTTAAATTAACAGAAAGTATTTTAAAAGAAATAAATGTTATATATGACATGTAG
- a CDS encoding GNAT family N-acetyltransferase → MKIDFKIEKGKNNDVFNDAIKLRYDIFVVEQECYSVPDQDEIDDYAYHIVGYNNNEVICCARVFYKDEILRWGRIAVKIDYRKNNLGLILLDYLKEFSINKMNAKTVNIHAQCYAANFYKKIGFVECGDKFIEDEIEHIEMNLSLI, encoded by the coding sequence ATGAAAATAGATTTTAAAATTGAAAAAGGAAAAAACAATGATGTTTTTAATGATGCAATTAAATTAAGATATGATATTTTTGTTGTTGAACAAGAATGTTATAGCGTACCTGATCAAGATGAAATTGATGATTATGCTTATCATATTGTTGGTTACAATAACAACGAAGTTATTTGTTGTGCTAGAGTATTTTATAAAGATGAAATTTTACGTTGAGGTAGAATTGCTGTTAAAATAGATTATAGAAAAAACAATTTAGGATTAATATTACTTGATTATTTAAAAGAATTCTCTATTAATAAAATGAATGCAAAAACTGTAAATATTCATGCTCAATGTTATGCTGCTAATTTTTATAAAAAAATCGGTTTTGTTGAGTGTGGAGATAAATTTATTGAAGATGAAATAGAACATATTGAAATGAATTTATCACTTATATAA
- the ispH gene encoding 4-hydroxy-3-methylbut-2-enyl diphosphate reductase, with translation MNVIKVTPRGFCLGVVKSIKMAKDALKTYPDKKIYMIGLLVHNKIIVKELENMGIIAIDDWKKSRMEIINTIQPGSVVVFSAHGTNKEVIKAAQLRGLICIDTKCEWVLETEELIIKYLSLGYKVIFVGKLNHPETIALSTIDTKNITLVTCVEDVENLNLITKKILATNQTTLSIIDTELIYQAISKKYPFALIKNDICEATYIRQKAIIDLDPNLIDLLYVVGDQRSNNTLKLVEIAQNKNIKTLRIDSKADIDLNDLKNVRNVAVTAGASTSSIVQNQVIKFLEEF, from the coding sequence ATGAATGTTATAAAAGTTACACCAAGAGGATTTTGTTTAGGAGTTGTAAAGTCAATTAAAATGGCAAAAGATGCTTTAAAAACCTATCCAGACAAAAAGATATATATGATTGGATTGTTAGTTCATAATAAAATAATAGTTAAAGAATTAGAAAATATGGGCATAATTGCAATTGACGATTGAAAGAAATCAAGAATGGAAATTATTAATACCATTCAACCAGGAAGCGTTGTTGTATTTTCAGCTCACGGAACAAATAAAGAAGTTATTAAAGCAGCACAATTAAGGGGTTTGATTTGTATTGATACAAAATGCGAATGAGTTTTAGAAACAGAAGAACTTATTATTAAATATCTTTCATTAGGCTATAAAGTAATATTTGTTGGTAAATTAAATCATCCCGAAACTATTGCTTTGTCAACAATTGATACAAAAAATATTACTCTTGTAACTTGTGTTGAAGATGTTGAAAATCTTAATTTAATTACAAAAAAAATTTTAGCAACTAACCAAACAACATTATCAATTATTGATACAGAACTAATTTATCAAGCTATTTCAAAAAAATATCCTTTTGCTTTAATTAAAAATGACATTTGTGAAGCAACTTATATTCGTCAAAAAGCGATAATTGATTTAGACCCAAATTTAATAGATTTATTATATGTTGTTGGTGATCAAAGAAGTAATAATACTTTAAAACTAGTAGAAATTGCTCAAAATAAAAATATTAAAACATTAAGAATAGATTCAAAAGCAGATATTGATTTAAATGATTTAAAAAACGTAAGAAATGTTGCGGTTACAGCTGGAGCTTCAACTAGTAGTATTGTTCAAAATCAGGTTATAAAATTTTTAGAAGAATTTTAA
- a CDS encoding glycine--tRNA ligase — protein sequence MKIEMEKLISHLKSMGFVFQGSEIYGGLANSWDYGPLGAELKNNLKQLWWDFFIKKNPYNIGLDSSIIMNPKVWEASGHIGNFNDPLLDCKECNSRWRADKLIEEKFIDLNVGGWQDSELEEFINEKKITCPKCNKTNFTNIRKFALMFKTNQGVVEDASSTVYLRPETAQGIFVQYKNAQRTLRKQLPFGIGQIGKSFRNEITPGNFIFRTREFEQMELEFFFAPNDTKDWFEYWLDQVQDFLTNVIGIKKENYILREHDKEELAHYSSRTVDIEFKFPFGVGELWGIANRGDFDLSQHQKTSGQDLTYLDPITNEKYLANVIEPSVGVERLLLAIFCQSYKEEKLDNGERILMQLPFNLAPYKVAILPLQKQQIDKSLEVYELINKTLGYSSTFDEKGNIGKRYRRQDAIGTPFCITIDFETNSDNCVTIRNRDTMEQERISINKIDSYLKNQLS from the coding sequence ATGAAAATCGAAATGGAAAAATTAATTTCACATCTAAAATCAATGGGTTTTGTTTTTCAAGGCTCAGAAATTTATGGAGGTCTTGCTAATTCATGAGATTATGGACCTTTAGGAGCAGAACTTAAAAATAATTTAAAACAACTTTGATGAGATTTTTTTATTAAAAAAAATCCTTATAACATCGGACTTGATAGTTCAATAATTATGAATCCAAAAGTATGAGAAGCAAGTGGACACATCGGAAACTTTAACGATCCTTTGTTAGATTGTAAAGAATGTAATTCACGTTGAAGAGCTGATAAATTAATTGAAGAAAAATTTATTGATTTAAATGTTGGAGGATGACAAGATAGTGAACTTGAAGAGTTTATTAATGAAAAAAAAATAACTTGTCCTAAATGTAATAAAACAAACTTTACAAATATTAGAAAGTTTGCTTTAATGTTTAAAACAAATCAAGGTGTAGTTGAAGATGCAAGTTCAACTGTATATTTGAGACCAGAAACTGCACAAGGTATTTTTGTTCAATATAAAAATGCTCAAAGAACATTAAGAAAGCAACTTCCTTTTGGAATCGGACAAATTGGTAAATCATTTAGAAATGAAATTACTCCCGGGAATTTTATCTTTAGAACAAGAGAGTTTGAACAAATGGAGTTAGAATTCTTTTTTGCTCCAAATGATACAAAAGATTGATTTGAATATTGGTTAGATCAAGTACAAGATTTTTTAACAAATGTAATAGGAATAAAAAAAGAAAATTACATTCTTAGAGAACATGACAAAGAAGAATTAGCTCATTACTCTTCAAGAACAGTTGATATTGAATTTAAGTTTCCATTTGGAGTTGGAGAATTATGAGGAATAGCAAATAGAGGTGATTTTGATTTAAGTCAACATCAAAAAACTAGTGGCCAAGATTTAACTTATTTAGATCCAATTACCAATGAAAAATATTTAGCAAATGTAATCGAACCTAGTGTTGGGGTTGAAAGACTACTTTTAGCAATCTTTTGTCAAAGTTATAAAGAAGAAAAACTTGATAATGGTGAAAGAATTTTAATGCAATTACCTTTTAATTTAGCACCTTATAAAGTAGCGATTTTACCTTTACAAAAGCAACAAATTGATAAAAGTTTAGAAGTTTATGAATTAATAAATAAAACATTAGGTTATTCTTCAACTTTTGATGAAAAAGGTAATATTGGAAAAAGATATCGAAGACAAGATGCAATTGGAACACCATTTTGTATAACAATCGATTTTGAAACAAATTCTGATAATTGTGTAACAATTAGAAATCGTGACACAATGGAACAAGAAAGAATAAGTATAAACAAAATTGATAGCTACTTAAAAAACCAATTAAGTTAA
- a CDS encoding tRNA (adenine(22)-N(1))-methyltransferase, whose product MSILTPRLLAITKMISDGEVVADIGTDHGYIAIYLAKDNKAKKIYATDISEKPLSVAKNNIASFGVSEKIETILANGISWTKSKEIKISSCIIAGMGSNTILNILQDDNENIDCYVISSNTNAENIRQWVKDKKYFIENENIIKDNDIIYEIFKINKFAGHKIKSTKDIMFGPIISKQTEKKLFIEKWMYEEQKIISLLNQVPKNDKNYKKFMKRKKMITKMLKKENLSNVKN is encoded by the coding sequence ATGAGCATACTAACCCCAAGATTATTAGCAATTACAAAGATGATTTCTGATGGTGAAGTTGTTGCAGACATTGGTACAGACCATGGTTATATTGCAATTTACTTAGCAAAAGATAATAAAGCAAAAAAAATATACGCAACTGATATTTCAGAAAAACCTTTATCAGTTGCAAAAAATAATATCGCAAGTTTTGGTGTAAGCGAAAAAATTGAAACCATTTTAGCAAATGGAATAAGTTGAACAAAAAGCAAAGAAATTAAAATTTCTTCATGCATTATTGCAGGAATGGGTTCAAATACAATTCTAAACATTTTACAAGATGATAATGAAAATATTGATTGTTATGTAATTTCTTCTAATACAAATGCAGAAAACATTCGTCAATGAGTTAAAGATAAAAAATATTTTATTGAAAATGAAAATATTATAAAAGATAATGACATAATTTATGAAATTTTTAAAATTAATAAATTTGCAGGTCACAAAATTAAATCTACAAAAGATATAATGTTTGGTCCAATTATTTCTAAACAAACAGAAAAAAAATTATTTATTGAAAAATGAATGTATGAAGAACAAAAAATAATTTCATTACTAAATCAAGTACCAAAAAATGATAAAAATTATAAAAAATTTATGAAAAGAAAAAAAATGATCACAAAAATGCTAAAAAAGGAGAATTTAAGCAATGTCAAAAATTAA
- the dnaG gene encoding DNA primase: protein MAISQQSIDNIIQTVNIVDVINDYIVVQKKGRNYLAVCPFHNDSDPSLNISPDKKIFKCFVCGTGGNVISFIQEFENVTFFKALSILANKLKIKIDGLVIRDSKPRYPAEVQNIFNINKFAQEFFMGMFITKHAKLARQYLKKRYITNAELSKFEIGYCPRDVDLYEVLINKGYEKKDIDNSNLFYKKGVNNRCVFENRIIFPLADENNNIIGFSGRAYLKEDQPKYKNSSENLVFKKSQLAYNFANAKKQIRVNDEVIILEGFMDVISLERIGIENSIAIMGTSFSDYHIKLMSKYTKNFKLFLDGDKAGLSATLKAAKFLMDKSINVKIIENKTNKDPDELVVGGEVNLIKDMIKLAYPPIEFAIHHFKEQYDFSNPSQVKEFVEIIVDLINHERDQVTRESSLTILSDLTKLDKEVIRKYIKEPQKVFGELNVPIEYENNNFNINYEDLSLDNQYGNNQNGFYIDNVYEEVKTQNINKYEKFYIDRLLKQAEVSKSFAEASLVLSLIKNDEHLEQIENDISLIDDQAVKTILKTIIDEYRSDNYHGNSFDQIANKIFSINKKYYESLFNMNNKLFLHKVKNITKKAIKDMFSNIEQYKYLRDISNLNKELHNSKDLETKKRLAELIEKLIILSRKTYNKGGN, encoded by the coding sequence ATGGCTATTAGTCAACAATCAATTGATAATATAATTCAAACTGTAAACATAGTTGATGTAATTAATGACTATATTGTTGTACAAAAAAAAGGAAGAAATTATTTAGCAGTTTGTCCTTTTCATAACGACTCTGATCCTTCGTTAAATATTTCTCCAGACAAAAAAATATTCAAATGCTTTGTTTGTGGGACTGGGGGAAACGTAATTAGTTTTATTCAAGAATTTGAAAATGTTACTTTCTTTAAGGCGCTATCAATTTTAGCAAATAAATTAAAAATTAAAATTGATGGTCTTGTTATTAGAGATTCTAAACCAAGATATCCAGCTGAAGTTCAAAATATTTTTAATATTAATAAGTTTGCACAAGAATTTTTTATGGGAATGTTTATTACAAAACATGCAAAATTGGCAAGACAATATTTAAAAAAAAGATACATTACTAATGCTGAACTTTCTAAATTTGAAATTGGATATTGTCCAAGAGATGTTGATCTTTACGAAGTTCTAATTAACAAAGGCTACGAAAAAAAAGATATTGATAATTCTAATTTATTTTATAAAAAGGGCGTTAATAATCGATGTGTTTTTGAAAATAGAATTATATTTCCATTAGCTGATGAAAATAATAATATTATTGGTTTTTCTGGAAGGGCTTATTTAAAAGAAGACCAACCAAAATATAAAAATAGTTCAGAAAATTTAGTATTTAAAAAATCTCAACTTGCTTATAATTTTGCAAACGCAAAAAAGCAAATCCGAGTTAATGATGAAGTAATTATTTTAGAAGGTTTTATGGATGTGATTAGCCTAGAAAGAATTGGTATTGAAAATTCAATTGCAATTATGGGAACTAGTTTTAGTGATTATCACATAAAATTAATGTCTAAATATACAAAAAACTTTAAATTATTTTTAGACGGAGATAAAGCTGGGTTAAGTGCAACATTAAAAGCTGCTAAGTTTTTAATGGATAAAAGTATTAATGTAAAAATTATAGAAAATAAAACTAATAAAGATCCAGATGAACTAGTAGTTGGTGGAGAAGTTAATTTAATTAAAGATATGATTAAACTTGCTTATCCTCCAATAGAATTCGCAATACATCATTTTAAAGAACAATATGATTTTTCTAATCCAAGTCAGGTTAAAGAATTTGTTGAAATTATAGTAGACTTAATAAATCACGAACGCGACCAAGTTACTAGAGAATCTAGTTTAACTATTTTATCTGATTTAACAAAATTAGATAAAGAAGTTATTCGAAAATATATTAAAGAACCTCAAAAAGTATTTGGGGAATTAAATGTACCAATAGAGTATGAAAATAATAACTTTAATATAAACTACGAAGATTTATCACTTGATAATCAATATGGTAACAATCAAAATGGTTTTTATATAGATAATGTTTATGAAGAAGTTAAAACACAAAACATTAATAAGTATGAAAAGTTTTATATTGATCGCTTATTAAAACAAGCAGAAGTTTCTAAGAGTTTTGCAGAAGCCTCCCTTGTTCTAAGTTTAATTAAAAACGACGAACATTTAGAACAAATTGAAAATGATATTAGTTTAATTGATGATCAAGCTGTAAAAACTATTTTAAAAACAATTATTGATGAATATCGAAGTGATAATTATCATGGAAATAGTTTTGATCAAATTGCAAATAAAATTTTTTCTATTAACAAAAAATATTATGAATCTTTATTTAACATGAACAATAAATTATTTTTGCATAAAGTTAAAAATATAACTAAAAAAGCAATTAAAGATATGTTTTCAAATATTGAACAATATAAATATTTAAGGGATATATCAAATCTGAATAAAGAATTACATAATTCAAAAGATTTAGAAACAAAAAAGAGATTAGCTGAATTAATTGAAAAGTTAATCATTTTATCAAGAAAAACATACAATAAAGGTGGTAATTAA
- the cdd gene encoding cytidine deaminase produces the protein MNKDVVFEELNELKNNAYAPYSNFKVSCIIYLKNGIKIKGVNVENAAYNPTICAERNALPQMIAQGYNKDDVEYFALYTDSNKLGSPCGTCRQTMIELLNKNQSVWIFNKKGFLKEFKVEDFLPFSFSNDDLSIKL, from the coding sequence ATGAATAAAGATGTAGTTTTTGAAGAATTAAATGAATTAAAAAATAACGCCTATGCTCCTTATTCAAATTTTAAAGTTTCTTGTATAATTTATTTAAAAAATGGGATAAAAATAAAAGGTGTTAATGTAGAAAATGCAGCATATAATCCAACAATTTGTGCTGAAAGAAACGCTTTGCCTCAAATGATTGCTCAGGGCTATAATAAAGATGATGTAGAGTATTTTGCTCTATACACTGATTCTAATAAATTAGGTTCTCCTTGTGGAACTTGTAGACAAACTATGATTGAATTATTAAATAAAAATCAAAGCGTTTGAATATTTAATAAAAAAGGCTTTTTAAAAGAGTTTAAAGTTGAAGATTTTTTACCTTTTAGCTTTTCAAATGATGACCTAAGTATCAAACTTTAA
- the recO gene encoding DNA repair protein RecO yields MGAIRIEAIVLTNTDYDDFAKIIKVFSKQYGLLSFFAPGVNKEASKNKYSVQTLSLSEFEIFKSSSDNKVSKLKTGNLKKEFYNIAKYYNNYVYASVSIALIDQLLSPGLSNQKIYSAFKAFLDNLNNNKNAFNNYVIFLLFFVQNSGYKFNLNRCSRCKSTTNLMVRFEYSDKTIVCKKCLWPGEIIQPLSFVNILFNFNKHTFSYLVEKKYNSMDLVVLHKILLDYLENDLGIFIGAAKFLKSSATTFISDKNALLYK; encoded by the coding sequence ATGGGTGCTATTAGAATTGAAGCTATTGTATTAACAAACACAGACTATGATGATTTTGCCAAAATAATAAAAGTGTTTTCAAAACAATATGGTCTACTTTCATTTTTTGCTCCTGGAGTAAATAAAGAAGCATCTAAAAATAAATATTCTGTTCAAACTTTAAGTTTAAGTGAGTTTGAAATTTTTAAAAGTAGCAGTGACAATAAAGTTAGCAAATTAAAAACTGGAAACTTAAAAAAAGAGTTTTATAATATTGCAAAATATTATAATAATTATGTTTATGCAAGTGTATCAATTGCTTTAATTGATCAATTATTAAGTCCAGGACTTAGTAATCAAAAAATATATAGTGCTTTTAAAGCTTTTTTAGACAACTTAAACAATAATAAAAATGCTTTTAACAACTATGTAATATTTTTGCTATTTTTTGTACAAAATTCAGGTTATAAATTTAACCTAAATCGTTGTTCTAGATGTAAAAGTACAACAAATTTAATGGTACGTTTTGAATATAGTGATAAAACAATAGTTTGTAAAAAATGCTTATGACCAGGAGAAATAATTCAACCACTTTCTTTTGTCAATATTTTGTTTAATTTTAATAAACACACCTTTAGTTATTTAGTTGAAAAAAAATATAATTCTATGGACTTGGTTGTTTTGCACAAAATTTTACTAGATTATTTAGAAAATGACTTAGGTATTTTTATAGGAGCTGCTAAATTTTTAAAAAGTAGTGCAACTACTTTTATTAGTGACAAAAATGCTTTACTATACAAATAA
- the era gene encoding GTPase Era yields the protein MEKIKSGFISIIGRPNVGKSTLLNTILEKKISIITPKAQTTRNKISGILTKQDCQYVFVDTPGVHKAQNELDRYMNKIAIQSTKGVDVILFLAPSNEFIGDNDKFILNTLKERDIPVFLVITKSDLVSQEGLEAKVKSWKNQEFKFAKILTTSATSIESISSLLEDIKEVLPETGIKFYPDDQYTDQPERFIIREIIREEILLQTEQEIPHSVAILIDKLEDKPEIIKIIASIVCERSSQKGIIIGNKGSKIKQIGIKSREKIEDLFSNKVYLELFVKVKEKWRNSASLIKQLGYDKDSY from the coding sequence GTGGAAAAAATTAAATCAGGATTTATATCAATAATAGGAAGACCGAATGTTGGTAAATCAACTTTATTAAATACAATTTTAGAAAAAAAAATATCAATTATTACACCAAAAGCTCAAACTACAAGAAATAAAATTAGTGGAATTTTAACAAAACAAGATTGTCAATATGTATTTGTTGATACACCAGGTGTTCATAAAGCACAAAATGAATTAGATCGTTATATGAATAAAATTGCAATTCAATCAACAAAAGGGGTTGATGTTATTTTATTTTTAGCTCCAAGTAACGAGTTTATTGGAGATAATGATAAATTTATTTTAAATACCTTAAAAGAAAGAGATATCCCAGTATTTTTAGTGATTACAAAATCTGATTTAGTATCTCAAGAAGGATTAGAAGCAAAAGTAAAAAGCTGAAAAAATCAAGAATTTAAATTTGCAAAAATTTTAACAACTAGTGCAACTTCAATAGAAAGTATTTCAAGTTTACTTGAAGATATTAAAGAAGTTTTACCTGAAACTGGTATTAAATTTTATCCTGATGATCAATACACAGACCAACCAGAAAGATTTATTATTCGAGAAATTATTCGAGAAGAAATTTTATTGCAAACTGAGCAAGAAATCCCTCATAGTGTGGCGATTTTAATTGATAAGTTAGAAGATAAACCTGAAATTATTAAAATAATTGCTTCAATAGTTTGTGAAAGAAGTAGTCAAAAAGGAATTATTATTGGTAATAAAGGAAGTAAAATTAAACAAATTGGTATTAAATCAAGAGAAAAAATTGAGGATTTATTTTCAAATAAAGTTTATTTAGAATTATTTGTAAAAGTTAAAGAAAAATGAAGAAACTCTGCTTCATTAATCAAACAACTTGGATACGATAAAGACAGTTATTAG
- a CDS encoding diacylglycerol kinase family protein: MADKVKKKAKVGIRVKNKFGNATRGIITAFKEESTLVVYLFAIILCIALGIWVKITLVQWSIILLTIGVLIGFEFVNTSIENFVDLLSFEYNIQAKKIKDICAAASILNAIISVAIGFLIYLEPLIEKITQLVS; this comes from the coding sequence ATGGCAGATAAAGTTAAGAAAAAAGCCAAAGTTGGAATTAGAGTAAAAAACAAGTTTGGAAATGCTACAAGAGGTATAATTACTGCATTTAAAGAAGAAAGCACTTTAGTAGTTTATTTATTTGCCATTATACTTTGTATAGCGTTAGGGATATGAGTAAAGATTACTTTGGTTCAATGATCAATAATTTTACTAACTATTGGTGTATTAATTGGATTTGAATTTGTAAATACCTCAATTGAAAACTTTGTGGATTTATTAAGTTTTGAATATAATATTCAAGCTAAAAAAATTAAAGATATTTGTGCAGCGGCTAGTATTTTAAATGCTATAATTTCTGTTGCAATTGGTTTTTTAATATACTTAGAACCTTTAATAGAAAAAATAACACAATTAGTCAGTTAG
- a CDS encoding sigma-70 family RNA polymerase sigma factor encodes MALNPKKFETIEEFKEYLISYLEKHDNEISQEEIYTVVNKKFPNIEEEEMGSIFEELSKNNVVFTDELIDEEDLEKLAEIEDVESDDDESADELAAEFEKRKKVSKKLKEGNQASSQLKYRVGGISNDTKIQDIIKSYFNQIGYSKILTKDEEVEYAKMLEDKDPDIVKEGRDKLITSNLKLVISVARKHLNRGLDFADLIEEGNIGLMKAVDKFDYTKGFKFSTYATWWIRQAITRAIADQARTIRIPVHMVETINKLTRIERQLTQELGREPTPKEVAKQFGKGFTAQKVIEIKKLSIEPVSLEKPFGDEDDTHFGDFVEDKDIASPDEYAEKEALREVIDDVFAEILQPREEKVIRMRFGILPTKLRTLVRLAEECEDESFEELKESINELDIHYDTTIEKIQATRKYKTKMIQSHLSKYDSPKTLEEVGKELKVTRERIRQIEAKTIRKFKPSASNPKAKVLRDFFKG; translated from the coding sequence ATGGCATTAAACCCAAAAAAATTTGAAACAATTGAAGAATTTAAAGAGTACTTAATAAGTTATTTAGAAAAACATGACAACGAAATCTCTCAAGAAGAAATTTACACTGTTGTAAATAAAAAGTTTCCAAATATTGAAGAAGAAGAAATGGGATCAATATTTGAGGAACTTTCAAAAAATAATGTTGTCTTTACAGATGAACTAATCGATGAAGAGGACTTAGAAAAACTTGCTGAAATTGAAGATGTAGAAAGCGATGATGATGAATCAGCTGATGAACTTGCAGCGGAATTTGAAAAAAGAAAAAAAGTGTCTAAAAAATTAAAAGAAGGTAATCAAGCTAGTTCTCAATTAAAATATCGTGTTGGAGGAATTAGTAACGATACTAAAATTCAAGATATTATTAAATCATATTTTAATCAAATTGGATATTCAAAAATTTTAACAAAAGATGAAGAAGTAGAGTATGCAAAAATGTTAGAAGATAAAGATCCAGATATTGTAAAAGAAGGAAGAGATAAATTAATTACTTCTAACTTAAAATTAGTTATTTCAGTAGCAAGGAAACATTTAAATAGAGGTCTTGACTTCGCTGATTTAATTGAAGAAGGAAATATTGGTTTAATGAAAGCTGTTGATAAATTTGACTACACAAAAGGTTTTAAATTTTCAACTTATGCAACTTGATGAATACGTCAAGCAATAACAAGAGCGATTGCTGACCAAGCTAGAACTATTCGTATTCCAGTTCATATGGTAGAAACAATTAACAAACTAACAAGAATTGAAAGACAATTAACACAAGAATTGGGAAGAGAACCAACTCCTAAAGAAGTTGCTAAACAATTTGGTAAGGGATTTACTGCACAAAAAGTTATAGAAATTAAAAAATTATCAATAGAACCAGTTAGTTTAGAAAAACCATTTGGTGACGAAGATGATACTCACTTTGGTGATTTTGTAGAAGACAAAGATATTGCTTCTCCAGATGAGTATGCAGAAAAAGAAGCTTTAAGAGAAGTTATTGATGATGTTTTTGCAGAAATTTTACAACCAAGAGAAGAAAAAGTTATAAGAATGCGTTTTGGAATTTTACCAACTAAATTAAGAACTTTGGTTAGACTTGCAGAAGAATGTGAAGATGAAAGTTTTGAAGAATTAAAAGAAAGCATCAACGAACTAGATATTCATTACGATACTACTATAGAAAAAATTCAAGCAACAAGAAAATACAAAACTAAAATGATTCAATCGCATTTATCTAAATATGATTCACCAAAAACTTTAGAAGAAGTAGGAAAAGAATTAAAAGTTACTAGAGAAAGAATTCGTCAAATTGAAGCGAAAACAATTAGAAAATTTAAGCCATCAGCTTCTAATCCAAAAGCAAAAGTACTAAGAGACTTCTTTAAAGGTTAA
- a CDS encoding Nif3-like dinuclear metal center hexameric protein produces the protein MSKIKTTDIVKYLKDLFPIEEIPEWDRVGFQIEEVYGLASQDTVDKILVCLDLTKEALNKAIEIKANLIITKHPFIFNEKEQELNNPAKKAMYELLIEKEIQVYSIHTNYDSSNNNNLMDLIFSQFNIEKYKKVGEVNEGYKITLLSEMVLEDVVAKMKFIFGKPNCLLSRNANLDKLIKRFYITPGAGASCMIFEQLSGEVFITGEAKWNEWLYADQNDNTMLGLGHYMENHFIDDIASKINKTYGDSIVVVPYDIKNTFKYI, from the coding sequence ATGTCAAAAATTAAAACGACAGACATAGTTAAATATTTAAAAGATTTATTTCCAATTGAAGAAATCCCAGAATGAGACAGAGTAGGATTTCAAATTGAAGAAGTTTATGGTCTTGCAAGTCAAGATACAGTAGATAAAATATTGGTATGTCTAGATTTGACAAAAGAAGCTTTAAATAAAGCGATTGAAATTAAAGCAAACTTAATTATTACAAAACATCCTTTTATTTTTAATGAAAAAGAACAAGAATTAAATAACCCAGCTAAAAAAGCAATGTATGAATTATTGATTGAAAAAGAAATTCAAGTTTATTCAATTCATACTAATTATGACAGTAGTAATAATAACAATTTAATGGATTTAATTTTTAGCCAATTTAACATTGAAAAATACAAAAAAGTTGGTGAAGTCAATGAAGGTTATAAAATTACTTTATTAAGTGAAATGGTTTTAGAAGATGTTGTTGCTAAAATGAAATTCATTTTTGGAAAACCAAATTGTTTATTATCTAGAAATGCAAATCTAGATAAGTTGATTAAGCGTTTTTATATTACTCCAGGAGCTGGTGCGAGTTGCATGATTTTTGAACAATTAAGCGGCGAAGTATTTATCACTGGTGAAGCGAAATGAAATGAATGACTATATGCAGATCAAAACGATAATACAATGCTTGGTTTAGGTCATTATATGGAAAACCATTTTATTGATGATATAGCAAGCAAAATTAACAAAACATACGGAGACAGTATTGTTGTTGTTCCTTATGATATAAAAAATACATTTAAATACATTTAA